A genomic window from Camelina sativa cultivar DH55 chromosome 2, Cs, whole genome shotgun sequence includes:
- the LOC104743948 gene encoding uncharacterized protein LOC104743948 isoform X2, which translates to MSQGDKDTFRFFSVLTSSRMCGEGSYNGLMMASTDHCHSKVLLTGDVNCEQIFKRAKDSYYAKDYVKALEVIEDLSLVEGEEDRENINALQAQIFMDLGQKTENTDVSAAYYLGCAECVSISPGLSSLAAISLFGLAEQLGSSVYYKKAVRKAKETLYNLTVNLQEDSEFAKREEKSMMSVIQIAESRIAESKTKTRRVGVARKEEKGRDTEKSEPDFNKRLMLYWAGLNVETKRNFMKVSTAELMSNVEGLYGSEGRDALEQLLTFARDERKWRFWMCRSCSTKFSSAEECKNHLEQEHRAKFTPDLTKCMPQRISKVWARKISVGGWEPVDTSAAIELIKNRLEDVKAFAYVNGWSKGWPLAADEERSKLLKEIQILLVSFWDCKILSCSIRDFLMQFTVKHLEKLQVSKHTLTDCHLVETPQIICFCESGELNEILQFLKNIKCERDDGTDVICRVVDNFWDGTRVKEKLDFDPQVSVLLLDKRLLQCKIARFDDEGTINVFDPSVHYANAHAQGGYILSWLVDNSVEDESFQFPIPIRMHNLDIWVAVLKAVQFTCRTLETTYLKKCQLLDYDAALTTAENLCIGEDVKRRNLQKDQWNSYASLLCDTCEEHLRRDAEKSLDTEVFLCAVQDVFKGATFPTFDFRICMDVIREHKDLSDDIVMKSINLLKLVVTNKVALKDSKFLLVESSRINLLNSLTRLSVFDYRYYILRPVKELILDGIIHMEHKANLAAAEADLISEEKQEEKMKLPSKKKKNKNNKGTSTSMPSHLDKSVEHENSVNLELGNTPPSVKTAEEVLMEPDDTFSSERGLSEMTSNINNQEEATKDMQIMPGEDSSSEHLGSVHEEATTRYNSVLDMVLKALCNIKVLKEDLVHNRQPFSDNLEEQVPRALRDFFSAFVSGEIEYEGLYSYLSSDLLASLEEVHSTLNDAAEVVVAILEFWQCWKSPQRESLITRLFTIEEYERMKCSKCRKMPNYPEQRSYGVVMAADSIRDLKCAFGNIKFEDIIKVIRMEDKMLCDIKTRGCGKANFVRHTISRSPPIFTIGNF; encoded by the exons ATGTCTCAAGGAGACAAGGATACGTTTCGCTTCTTCTCGGTGCTAACGTCTTCAAGG ATGTGTGGAGAAGGATCCTACAATGGATTAATGATGGCTTCTACTGATCATTGTCACTCGAAGGTTTTGCTAACAG GAGATGTAAACTGCGAACAAATCTTCAAACGCGCCAAAGATTCCTACTATGCGAAAGATTACGTCAAGGCGTTGGAGGTAATAGAAGATCTGTCTTTAgtcgaaggagaagaagacaggGAGAATATTAATGCGCTACAAGCTCAGATCTTTATGGACCTAGGGCAAAAAACAGAGAACACTGATGTGAGTGCGGCATACTACTTGGGTTGTGCAGAATGCGTTTCGATATCTCCTGGGTTGTCATCGTTGGCGGCAATTTCACTCTTCGGTCTGGCAGAACAACTTGGGTCTTCCGTGTACTACAAGAAAGCCGTGCGCAAAGCAAAAGAAACTTTGTACAACCTTACAGTGAATTTGCAGGAGGACTCAGAATTTGccaagagagaggagaaatcaATGATGTCTGTGATCCAAATTGCAGAGTCAAGAATTGCTGAATCCAAGACCAAGACACGACGAGTAGGAGTAgcaaggaaagaagaaaaaggtagGGATACAGAGAAGAGCGAGCCTGATTTCAAtaaaagattgatgttgtaTTGGGCAGGTTTGAATGTTGAGACCAAACGGAACTTTATGAAAGTAAGCACTGCGGAACTTATGAGTAACGTTGAGGGATTATATGGTAGTGAAGGACGAGATGCGTTGGAGCAACTTCTTACTTTTGCAAGGGATGAGAGAAAATGGAGATTCTGGATGTGTCGGTCTTGTTCGACCAAGTTCTCTAGTGCTGAAGAATGTAAGAATCATCTTGAACAAGAGCATCGTGCAAAATTTACACCTGATTTGACAAAGTGTATGCCCCAAAGGATAAGTAAAGTCTGGGCTCGTAAGATATCTGTTGGAGGTTGGGAACCAGTGGATACATCAGCTGCCATCGAACTGATCAAGAATCGTTTGGAAGATGTGAAAGCATTTGCCTATGTGAATGGATGGTCCAAAGGCTGGCCTTTAGCTGCAGATGAAGAGCGCAGTAAGTTACTCAAGGAAATTCAAATACTCCTTGTGTCGTTTTGGGACTGTAAGATTCTCTCTTGTAGCATTCGAGACTTTTTGATGCAATTTACGGTTAAGCATCTTGAAAAGCTTCAAGTTTCCAAGCATACTCTTACTGATTGTCACCTAGTGGAGACACCTCAGATTATCTGTTTTTGTGAATCTGGCGAACTCAATGAAATCCTGCAATTTCTTAAAAACATCAAGTGTGAAAGGGATGATGGTACAGATGTGATTTGCAGAGTAGTCGACAATTTCTGGGATGGTACTCGAGTTAAAGAAAAGCTCGACTTTGACCCTCAGGTTTCAGTTCTGCTCCTGGATAAGAGACTGCTGCAATGCAAGATTGCTCGATTCGATGATGAAGGGACTATCAATGTCTTTGATCCCAGTGTTCACTATGCCAATGCACATGCTCAGGGAGGTTATATCTTATCCTGGTTAGTCGACAACTCTGTAGAAGATGAGAGTTTTCAATTTCCCATACCTATCAGGATGCACAATCTTGATATTTGGGTGGCTGTTCTGAAAGCCGTTCAGTTCACATGTAGGACTTTGGAAACCACATATCTAAAGAAGTGTCAGCTCCTAGATTATGATGCAGCTCTTACCACCGCCGAAAATTTGTGTATTGGCGAAGATGTAAAGAGGAGGAATTTACAGAAAGATCAATGGAACAGTTATGCATCTCTTCTATGTGATACATGTGAAGAGCATTTAAGGAGAGACGCTGAAAAATCCCTGGATACAGAAGTATTCTTGTGTGCAGTACAAGATGTTTTCAAAGGAGCAACATTTCCAACATTTGATTTTCGCATTTGCATGGATGTTATACGTGAGCATAAAGATCTTAGTGATGACATTGTGATGAAGTCCATAAACCTTCTGAAATTAGTGGTCACCAACAAG GTTGCtctaaaagattcaaaatttttacTGGTTGAAAGTTCAAGGATTAATTTGCTGAATAGCCTCACCAGACTTTCTGTTTTTGACTATCGCTATTACATTCTTCGACCAGTAAAAGAACTCATCCTG GATGGTATTATACATATGGAACACAAAGCAAATTTAGCTGCAGCAGAAGCAGATCTTATATCCGAGGAAAAACAAGAGGAGAAGATGAAATTaccatcgaagaagaagaaaaataaaaacaacaag GGAACTTCAACGAGCATGCCTAGTCACCTTGATAAGAGTGTTGAACA TGAAAATTCTGTCAACCTTGAACTGGGAAATACACCTCCATCAGTAAAAACGGCCGAAGAAGTTCTTATGGAACCAGATGATACTTTTTCAAGTGAAAGGGGTCTATCGGAAATGACATCCAATATTAACAATCAAGAGGAAGCTACCAAAG ATATGCAAATCATGCCTGGAGAAGATTCATCGTCAGAACACCTGGGCTCAGTACATGAAGAAGCTACAACAAGATATAATTCAGTTCTTGACATGGTTCTTAAG GCCCTCTGTAACATTAAGGTTCTTAAAGAGGATCTGGTGCACAATCGGCAACCATTTTCTGACAACTTGGAAGAACAAGTTCCTCGTGCATTACGAGACTTCTTTTCTGCTTTTGTCTCGGGGGAGATAGAATACGAAGGACTCTACAGTTACCTTTCAAGCGACTTACTTGCTTCCCTAGAAGAAGTTCATTCCACG CTAAATGATGCTGCGGAGGTAGTCGTAGCCATCCTTGAGTTTTGGCAATGCTGGAAAAGTCCACAAAGAGAAAGCTTGATAACTCGTCTTTTTACAATTGAAGAATATGAAAGAATGAAATGTAGCAAATGCAGAAAGATGCCAAATTATCCAGAGCAAAGGTCTTATGGCGTTGTTATGGCTGCAGATTCAATCAGAGACCTGAAG tGTGCTTTTGGCAATATAAAGTTTGAAGACATCATTAAAGTGATCCGTATGGAAGATAAAATGTTATGTGACATTAAAACAAGAGGGTGTGGAAAGGCAAACTTTGTTCGTCATACTATAAGTAGATCCCCGCCTATCTTCACAATTGGTAACTTTTGA
- the LOC104743948 gene encoding uncharacterized protein LOC104743948 isoform X1, whose protein sequence is MSQGDKDTFRFFSVLTSSRMCGEGSYNGLMMASTDHCHSKVLLTGDVNCEQIFKRAKDSYYAKDYVKALEVIEDLSLVEGEEDRENINALQAQIFMDLGQKTENTDVSAAYYLGCAECVSISPGLSSLAAISLFGLAEQLGSSVYYKKAVRKAKETLYNLTVNLQEDSEFAKREEKSMMSVIQIAESRIAESKTKTRRVGVARKEEKGRDTEKSEPDFNKRLMLYWAGLNVETKRNFMKVSTAELMSNVEGLYGSEGRDALEQLLTFARDERKWRFWMCRSCSTKFSSAEECKNHLEQEHRAKFTPDLTKCMPQRISKVWARKISVGGWEPVDTSAAIELIKNRLEDVKAFAYVNGWSKGWPLAADEERSKLLKEIQILLVSFWDCKILSCSIRDFLMQFTVKHLEKLQVSKHTLTDCHLVETPQIICFCESGELNEILQFLKNIKCERDDGTDVICRVVDNFWDGTRVKEKLDFDPQVSVLLLDKRLLQCKIARFDDEGTINVFDPSVHYANAHAQGGYILSWLVDNSVEDESFQFPIPIRMHNLDIWVAVLKAVQFTCRTLETTYLKKCQLLDYDAALTTAENLCIGEDVKRRNLQKDQWNSYASLLCDTCEEHLRRDAEKSLDTEVFLCAVQDVFKGATFPTFDFRICMDVIREHKDLSDDIVMKSINLLKLVVTNKVALKDSKFLLVESSRINLLNSLTRLSVFDYRYYILRPVKELILDGIIHMEHKANLAAAEADLISEEKQEEKMKLPSKKKKNKNNKGTSTSMPSHLDKSVEHENSVNLELGNTPPSVKTAEEVLMEPDDTFSSERGLSEMTSNINNQEEATKGNLVVKELLNYMQIMPGEDSSSEHLGSVHEEATTRYNSVLDMVLKALCNIKVLKEDLVHNRQPFSDNLEEQVPRALRDFFSAFVSGEIEYEGLYSYLSSDLLASLEEVHSTLNDAAEVVVAILEFWQCWKSPQRESLITRLFTIEEYERMKCSKCRKMPNYPEQRSYGVVMAADSIRDLKCAFGNIKFEDIIKVIRMEDKMLCDIKTRGCGKANFVRHTISRSPPIFTIVLEWEKNETEKEISETLEALDWEIDISRLYEGVEPNTVYRLVSMIGCGEEGEYNCVAYKKNRWVSLRHETLAEEVVGKWKSVVKFCGEWRVRPEVLFYEVV, encoded by the exons ATGTCTCAAGGAGACAAGGATACGTTTCGCTTCTTCTCGGTGCTAACGTCTTCAAGG ATGTGTGGAGAAGGATCCTACAATGGATTAATGATGGCTTCTACTGATCATTGTCACTCGAAGGTTTTGCTAACAG GAGATGTAAACTGCGAACAAATCTTCAAACGCGCCAAAGATTCCTACTATGCGAAAGATTACGTCAAGGCGTTGGAGGTAATAGAAGATCTGTCTTTAgtcgaaggagaagaagacaggGAGAATATTAATGCGCTACAAGCTCAGATCTTTATGGACCTAGGGCAAAAAACAGAGAACACTGATGTGAGTGCGGCATACTACTTGGGTTGTGCAGAATGCGTTTCGATATCTCCTGGGTTGTCATCGTTGGCGGCAATTTCACTCTTCGGTCTGGCAGAACAACTTGGGTCTTCCGTGTACTACAAGAAAGCCGTGCGCAAAGCAAAAGAAACTTTGTACAACCTTACAGTGAATTTGCAGGAGGACTCAGAATTTGccaagagagaggagaaatcaATGATGTCTGTGATCCAAATTGCAGAGTCAAGAATTGCTGAATCCAAGACCAAGACACGACGAGTAGGAGTAgcaaggaaagaagaaaaaggtagGGATACAGAGAAGAGCGAGCCTGATTTCAAtaaaagattgatgttgtaTTGGGCAGGTTTGAATGTTGAGACCAAACGGAACTTTATGAAAGTAAGCACTGCGGAACTTATGAGTAACGTTGAGGGATTATATGGTAGTGAAGGACGAGATGCGTTGGAGCAACTTCTTACTTTTGCAAGGGATGAGAGAAAATGGAGATTCTGGATGTGTCGGTCTTGTTCGACCAAGTTCTCTAGTGCTGAAGAATGTAAGAATCATCTTGAACAAGAGCATCGTGCAAAATTTACACCTGATTTGACAAAGTGTATGCCCCAAAGGATAAGTAAAGTCTGGGCTCGTAAGATATCTGTTGGAGGTTGGGAACCAGTGGATACATCAGCTGCCATCGAACTGATCAAGAATCGTTTGGAAGATGTGAAAGCATTTGCCTATGTGAATGGATGGTCCAAAGGCTGGCCTTTAGCTGCAGATGAAGAGCGCAGTAAGTTACTCAAGGAAATTCAAATACTCCTTGTGTCGTTTTGGGACTGTAAGATTCTCTCTTGTAGCATTCGAGACTTTTTGATGCAATTTACGGTTAAGCATCTTGAAAAGCTTCAAGTTTCCAAGCATACTCTTACTGATTGTCACCTAGTGGAGACACCTCAGATTATCTGTTTTTGTGAATCTGGCGAACTCAATGAAATCCTGCAATTTCTTAAAAACATCAAGTGTGAAAGGGATGATGGTACAGATGTGATTTGCAGAGTAGTCGACAATTTCTGGGATGGTACTCGAGTTAAAGAAAAGCTCGACTTTGACCCTCAGGTTTCAGTTCTGCTCCTGGATAAGAGACTGCTGCAATGCAAGATTGCTCGATTCGATGATGAAGGGACTATCAATGTCTTTGATCCCAGTGTTCACTATGCCAATGCACATGCTCAGGGAGGTTATATCTTATCCTGGTTAGTCGACAACTCTGTAGAAGATGAGAGTTTTCAATTTCCCATACCTATCAGGATGCACAATCTTGATATTTGGGTGGCTGTTCTGAAAGCCGTTCAGTTCACATGTAGGACTTTGGAAACCACATATCTAAAGAAGTGTCAGCTCCTAGATTATGATGCAGCTCTTACCACCGCCGAAAATTTGTGTATTGGCGAAGATGTAAAGAGGAGGAATTTACAGAAAGATCAATGGAACAGTTATGCATCTCTTCTATGTGATACATGTGAAGAGCATTTAAGGAGAGACGCTGAAAAATCCCTGGATACAGAAGTATTCTTGTGTGCAGTACAAGATGTTTTCAAAGGAGCAACATTTCCAACATTTGATTTTCGCATTTGCATGGATGTTATACGTGAGCATAAAGATCTTAGTGATGACATTGTGATGAAGTCCATAAACCTTCTGAAATTAGTGGTCACCAACAAG GTTGCtctaaaagattcaaaatttttacTGGTTGAAAGTTCAAGGATTAATTTGCTGAATAGCCTCACCAGACTTTCTGTTTTTGACTATCGCTATTACATTCTTCGACCAGTAAAAGAACTCATCCTG GATGGTATTATACATATGGAACACAAAGCAAATTTAGCTGCAGCAGAAGCAGATCTTATATCCGAGGAAAAACAAGAGGAGAAGATGAAATTaccatcgaagaagaagaaaaataaaaacaacaag GGAACTTCAACGAGCATGCCTAGTCACCTTGATAAGAGTGTTGAACA TGAAAATTCTGTCAACCTTGAACTGGGAAATACACCTCCATCAGTAAAAACGGCCGAAGAAGTTCTTATGGAACCAGATGATACTTTTTCAAGTGAAAGGGGTCTATCGGAAATGACATCCAATATTAACAATCAAGAGGAAGCTACCAAAGGTAACCTGGTTGTAAAAGAGCTTCTCAATT ATATGCAAATCATGCCTGGAGAAGATTCATCGTCAGAACACCTGGGCTCAGTACATGAAGAAGCTACAACAAGATATAATTCAGTTCTTGACATGGTTCTTAAG GCCCTCTGTAACATTAAGGTTCTTAAAGAGGATCTGGTGCACAATCGGCAACCATTTTCTGACAACTTGGAAGAACAAGTTCCTCGTGCATTACGAGACTTCTTTTCTGCTTTTGTCTCGGGGGAGATAGAATACGAAGGACTCTACAGTTACCTTTCAAGCGACTTACTTGCTTCCCTAGAAGAAGTTCATTCCACG CTAAATGATGCTGCGGAGGTAGTCGTAGCCATCCTTGAGTTTTGGCAATGCTGGAAAAGTCCACAAAGAGAAAGCTTGATAACTCGTCTTTTTACAATTGAAGAATATGAAAGAATGAAATGTAGCAAATGCAGAAAGATGCCAAATTATCCAGAGCAAAGGTCTTATGGCGTTGTTATGGCTGCAGATTCAATCAGAGACCTGAAG tGTGCTTTTGGCAATATAAAGTTTGAAGACATCATTAAAGTGATCCGTATGGAAGATAAAATGTTATGTGACATTAAAACAAGAGGGTGTGGAAAGGCAAACTTTGTTCGTCATACTATAAGTAGATCCCCGCCTATCTTCACAATTG TGTTGGAATGGGAGAAGAATGAAACTGAAAAAGAGATATCTGAAACGCTAGAGGCTTTAGACTGGGAGATAGATATCAGCAGGCTATACGAAGGCGTAGAACCAAACACAGTTTACCGGCTTGTGTCAATG ATTGGTTgtggtgaagaaggagaataCAATTGCGTGGCTTATAAAAAGAACCGATGGGTCAGTCTCAGACATGAAACTCTAGCAGAAGAG GTTGTCGGTAAATGGAAGAGTGTGGTTAAATTCTGTGGAGAATGGAGGGTTCGGCCAGAGGTTCTGTTTTATGAAGTTGTCTGA
- the LOC104743948 gene encoding uncharacterized protein LOC104743948 isoform X3 has protein sequence MSQGDKDTFRFFSVLTSSRMCGEGSYNGLMMASTDHCHSKVLLTGDVNCEQIFKRAKDSYYAKDYVKALEVIEDLSLVEGEEDRENINALQAQIFMDLGQKTENTDVSAAYYLGCAECVSISPGLSSLAAISLFGLAEQLGSSVYYKKAVRKAKETLYNLTVNLQEDSEFAKREEKSMMSVIQIAESRIAESKTKTRRVGVARKEEKGRDTEKSEPDFNKRLMLYWAGLNVETKRNFMKVSTAELMSNVEGLYGSEGRDALEQLLTFARDERKWRFWMCRSCSTKFSSAEECKNHLEQEHRAKFTPDLTKCMPQRISKVWARKISVGGWEPVDTSAAIELIKNRLEDVKAFAYVNGWSKGWPLAADEERSKLLKEIQILLVSFWDCKILSCSIRDFLMQFTVKHLEKLQVSKHTLTDCHLVETPQIICFCESGELNEILQFLKNIKCERDDGTDVICRVVDNFWDGTRVKEKLDFDPQVSVLLLDKRLLQCKIARFDDEGTINVFDPSVHYANAHAQGGYILSWLVDNSVEDESFQFPIPIRMHNLDIWVAVLKAVQFTCRTLETTYLKKCQLLDYDAALTTAENLCIGEDVKRRNLQKDQWNSYASLLCDTCEEHLRRDAEKSLDTEVFLCAVQDVFKGATFPTFDFRICMDVIREHKDLSDDIVMKSINLLKLVVTNKVALKDSKFLLVESSRINLLNSLTRLSVFDYRYYILRPVKELILDGIIHMEHKANLAAAEADLISEEKQEEKMKLPSKKKKNKNNKGTSTSMPSHLDKSVEHENSVNLELGNTPPSVKTAEEVLMEPDDTFSSERGLSEMTSNINNQEEATKGNLVVKELLNYMQIMPGEDSSSEHLGSVHEEATTRYNSVLDMVLKALCNIKVLKEDLVHNRQPFSDNLEEQVPRALRDFFSAFVSGEIEYEGLYSYLSSDLLASLEEVHSTVSK, from the exons ATGTCTCAAGGAGACAAGGATACGTTTCGCTTCTTCTCGGTGCTAACGTCTTCAAGG ATGTGTGGAGAAGGATCCTACAATGGATTAATGATGGCTTCTACTGATCATTGTCACTCGAAGGTTTTGCTAACAG GAGATGTAAACTGCGAACAAATCTTCAAACGCGCCAAAGATTCCTACTATGCGAAAGATTACGTCAAGGCGTTGGAGGTAATAGAAGATCTGTCTTTAgtcgaaggagaagaagacaggGAGAATATTAATGCGCTACAAGCTCAGATCTTTATGGACCTAGGGCAAAAAACAGAGAACACTGATGTGAGTGCGGCATACTACTTGGGTTGTGCAGAATGCGTTTCGATATCTCCTGGGTTGTCATCGTTGGCGGCAATTTCACTCTTCGGTCTGGCAGAACAACTTGGGTCTTCCGTGTACTACAAGAAAGCCGTGCGCAAAGCAAAAGAAACTTTGTACAACCTTACAGTGAATTTGCAGGAGGACTCAGAATTTGccaagagagaggagaaatcaATGATGTCTGTGATCCAAATTGCAGAGTCAAGAATTGCTGAATCCAAGACCAAGACACGACGAGTAGGAGTAgcaaggaaagaagaaaaaggtagGGATACAGAGAAGAGCGAGCCTGATTTCAAtaaaagattgatgttgtaTTGGGCAGGTTTGAATGTTGAGACCAAACGGAACTTTATGAAAGTAAGCACTGCGGAACTTATGAGTAACGTTGAGGGATTATATGGTAGTGAAGGACGAGATGCGTTGGAGCAACTTCTTACTTTTGCAAGGGATGAGAGAAAATGGAGATTCTGGATGTGTCGGTCTTGTTCGACCAAGTTCTCTAGTGCTGAAGAATGTAAGAATCATCTTGAACAAGAGCATCGTGCAAAATTTACACCTGATTTGACAAAGTGTATGCCCCAAAGGATAAGTAAAGTCTGGGCTCGTAAGATATCTGTTGGAGGTTGGGAACCAGTGGATACATCAGCTGCCATCGAACTGATCAAGAATCGTTTGGAAGATGTGAAAGCATTTGCCTATGTGAATGGATGGTCCAAAGGCTGGCCTTTAGCTGCAGATGAAGAGCGCAGTAAGTTACTCAAGGAAATTCAAATACTCCTTGTGTCGTTTTGGGACTGTAAGATTCTCTCTTGTAGCATTCGAGACTTTTTGATGCAATTTACGGTTAAGCATCTTGAAAAGCTTCAAGTTTCCAAGCATACTCTTACTGATTGTCACCTAGTGGAGACACCTCAGATTATCTGTTTTTGTGAATCTGGCGAACTCAATGAAATCCTGCAATTTCTTAAAAACATCAAGTGTGAAAGGGATGATGGTACAGATGTGATTTGCAGAGTAGTCGACAATTTCTGGGATGGTACTCGAGTTAAAGAAAAGCTCGACTTTGACCCTCAGGTTTCAGTTCTGCTCCTGGATAAGAGACTGCTGCAATGCAAGATTGCTCGATTCGATGATGAAGGGACTATCAATGTCTTTGATCCCAGTGTTCACTATGCCAATGCACATGCTCAGGGAGGTTATATCTTATCCTGGTTAGTCGACAACTCTGTAGAAGATGAGAGTTTTCAATTTCCCATACCTATCAGGATGCACAATCTTGATATTTGGGTGGCTGTTCTGAAAGCCGTTCAGTTCACATGTAGGACTTTGGAAACCACATATCTAAAGAAGTGTCAGCTCCTAGATTATGATGCAGCTCTTACCACCGCCGAAAATTTGTGTATTGGCGAAGATGTAAAGAGGAGGAATTTACAGAAAGATCAATGGAACAGTTATGCATCTCTTCTATGTGATACATGTGAAGAGCATTTAAGGAGAGACGCTGAAAAATCCCTGGATACAGAAGTATTCTTGTGTGCAGTACAAGATGTTTTCAAAGGAGCAACATTTCCAACATTTGATTTTCGCATTTGCATGGATGTTATACGTGAGCATAAAGATCTTAGTGATGACATTGTGATGAAGTCCATAAACCTTCTGAAATTAGTGGTCACCAACAAG GTTGCtctaaaagattcaaaatttttacTGGTTGAAAGTTCAAGGATTAATTTGCTGAATAGCCTCACCAGACTTTCTGTTTTTGACTATCGCTATTACATTCTTCGACCAGTAAAAGAACTCATCCTG GATGGTATTATACATATGGAACACAAAGCAAATTTAGCTGCAGCAGAAGCAGATCTTATATCCGAGGAAAAACAAGAGGAGAAGATGAAATTaccatcgaagaagaagaaaaataaaaacaacaag GGAACTTCAACGAGCATGCCTAGTCACCTTGATAAGAGTGTTGAACA TGAAAATTCTGTCAACCTTGAACTGGGAAATACACCTCCATCAGTAAAAACGGCCGAAGAAGTTCTTATGGAACCAGATGATACTTTTTCAAGTGAAAGGGGTCTATCGGAAATGACATCCAATATTAACAATCAAGAGGAAGCTACCAAAGGTAACCTGGTTGTAAAAGAGCTTCTCAATT ATATGCAAATCATGCCTGGAGAAGATTCATCGTCAGAACACCTGGGCTCAGTACATGAAGAAGCTACAACAAGATATAATTCAGTTCTTGACATGGTTCTTAAG GCCCTCTGTAACATTAAGGTTCTTAAAGAGGATCTGGTGCACAATCGGCAACCATTTTCTGACAACTTGGAAGAACAAGTTCCTCGTGCATTACGAGACTTCTTTTCTGCTTTTGTCTCGGGGGAGATAGAATACGAAGGACTCTACAGTTACCTTTCAAGCGACTTACTTGCTTCCCTAGAAGAAGTTCATTCCACGGTTT CTAAATGA